Below is a window of Gemmatimonas sp. UBA7669 DNA.
CCTGCACCGCCACGTACACGCCCTCGCGCAGTGGCACGCCCTGCGCCGCGGCCACCTCGCGCGCCAACTGACGCAAGCCCGTGTCATACGGCGCCGACATGTCCGGAAAGCGCGGTCCGAGCGTGTCGTCGTTGGGCCCGATCAGCGGGTTGTCACCCAGCAGATTGATGTGATCGGCGATGAGCATGAGATCGCCAGGCGCCCACAGAGGATGCATGCCACCGCAGGCATTGCTCACGATGAGGGTTTGTGCCCCAAGCGCCCGCAGCACACGCACCGGAAAGGTGACCTGCTGCAACGTGTAGCCTTCGTAGCGATGGAAGCGCCCCTGCATGGCCACCACCGTCTTGCCACCCAACGTGCCACAGAGCAGACGGCCCTTGTGCGACTCTACAGTGCTCAGCGGAAAGTTGGGCAGCTCGTGGTATTCGATGACCTGCTCCACCGCCATCTCTTCGGCCAGCCGGCCAAGACCGGTACCGAGAATGATGGCGGCATCCACGGGCTTCGCAAAACGCTGACGCACGGCCTGTGCACAGGCCTCGATGCGCTCACGCGCGTGAAGTCCCAGCGCAGGATGCGCGAGGCCAACCGCCTGATGCGCCTGCGTGTACTGCAACTGCGGCCGCGACGACGGCACGGGCGTTCCACTCACGATTCTTCTTCCTCCACCACGGCGTCGAGCCACGAGGGTGTGGGCGCCATCGGACGCGGCGGCATCTCGCGGATATCGCGCGCCACCGGCGGCTCGCCCAGACCGGTGTTCATGGCTGTGAGCGTGCGCGGCGTGGGAAACTCCGGCAAGGCCTCGTTTTCGGCGGCGTTGAGTTCCGACAACTGCCGCTCGAGCTGATTGCGCAACTGCGACAGAAACGTGCGACGCGTGCGCAGGATCTGTTGCAGGTCGTCCTGTGCGCGTCGCATCTCCTCGCGCACGGCGGCCAGTTGGCGCTCTGCTTCCTGTTGTGCCTCGCGCACGATGAGCTGCGCTTCGCGCTCGGCCTGTTCCCGGATCTCGCCACGCAACTGCTGTGCACTCACCAGCGCCTCATTGAGGGCCTTCTCGCGATCGCGAAACGCCTTGAGTTGCTCGTGAAAATTGCGCGCCTTGGTGTCGAGATCCTGATTCTGTCGCGCCAGGCGCTCGAGTTCCTCGGCCACCTGTTCGCGAAACTGGTCCACACGCGCGCGATCATAGCCACGCAGCGCGTTGCCGAAGTCGTAGCGACGCGCATCGAGCGCGGTGAGGTGGAAGCCCTGGAAACTGTCGTCGGTCATGAACGATCCGTGGTGCGTCAGGTTCGCGCGTCTATGCGTCTGTACCGATCAGCCGCGATGGCCGAACAGCATGGTGCCGAGGCGCACATGTGTGGCCCCTTCTTCCACCGCGATCTCGAAGTCGCCCGACATGCCCATGCTCAGCACGGGCGCCTCATGGCCGCGGCGGCGCAATTCTTCGCGGGCTTCGCGCGCGCCCGCAAACACCGCGCGCAGCGTGCGCTCCTCGGCGTCGAACGGCGCCATGGTCATGACGCCACGCACACGCAGATTGGGCAGCGCATGCAGCCGGTCGGCGAGTGCCGGCAAGGCGGCGGGCTCATACCCACCCTTGCTGGCTTCGCCACTCACGTTGACCTGCACCAGCACGTCCAACACCGCCTCACGGCGACGCATCTCCTCCTGCAGGGCGTTGGCCAGACGATCGCGATCGAGGCTGTGCAGGAGATGAAAACGATGCACGTGCCCGGCCTTGTTGGTTTGCAGGTGACCAATCAGATGCCAGCGGACCGGCACTGTGACCGCGTCCATCTTGCGCTCGGCTTCCTGCACCCGGTTCTCGCCCACGTCCATCACGCCGGCCGCATACGCCGCCTCGACGGCCTCTGGGCCGTGCGTCTTGGTGACGGCCACCAGGGTCACGTCCTGTCCATGCCCACCACGCGCGCGGGCCGCGGCGATGCGCTCACGCGCCTCCGCCACGGCTTCCCGAACAACGGTGACATGGTCGGAAATTGGCATAGCACATAAGGTTAGGCGTCTCAGCAGCCCGACACAAGTAAGTCCGGCGGGGGCTCCGCGAGACAGCGCAGCAGCCGCTGCACCGCGCGGGCGGCCGGGTCGGCGCCCGCCGGCAAGGCCTGCAGCGACGAGCGTGGCAATTGGGCAGCGGCGCGGCGCCAGCGCGTGGCATCGATCGCAACGCCGGCCGCCGTGTCAGGCGCCCACACCAGGCCTTCCCAGCGCCACCCCATGTCGGGTGCCACACGCTCGCGGTCACCCGCGCTCAGCATGGTACTCACGCGCACGACACGCTGACGGCCTTCCGCGCGGTGGTGCACCATCTGCAGCGCCGGGGCCAGTCCGGGCCAGGTGTGCACCATAGCCGAGTCCAGCAGGCCGCGTGCGGCCAGCGCTTCGCGGTACCACGAGGCGCCCAGCAAAGGCACCGTCACTACGGTCACATCTGGGCGGTGGTCCTCGACCATTTGCAGGTACCACAGCGGAAAGGTGTCGTTGTCACCGGCCGTGAGCAGCACGCCATTGGTGGGGACCGCGTCCAGTAACAGCCTCGCGTAGGTGCGAGGCAAGGTGGCCACGGGCTCGCGCGCGCGATCGGCCACACTGCGGTTGGCGACGAGCGGGACAAGGGCGAATGACAGGGGCAGCAAGGCCAGCGGCCGCGGCAGTCGGCGCGCGAGCGCTCCCGAGAGACTGGCCAAACCCACACCAGCCAAGAGCCCCCAGGCCCAGAACGCCAACGCAAAGAAGTAATCGCGTTCCCGCGCCTCATGCAGCGCGCCATCCGGCAACACCCCGACACCGAAACTGGGCCCCGCGCGCAGGTTGAGCCACGCGACTACCCCCAGCGACGCGCTGAGCAGCAGGACGAGCATGCCTCGACCAACACGCGCATCGCTGCGCCAGACGGCGCGCAGCCCGAGTGCGGCCAACCACGGCCAGGCCAGCGTGAGCAGCGTGCGCGGCCAAGCCGCCGTCGGATACGGGTGCAGTCCGAAGGCCACCTGCCAGTCGGCCCACTGCCCGAGGTTGCCCAGTTGCAGCCACCACGGAGCCCGCCGCGGCAACAGCCCCGCGACTTCGTACTGGTCGCGTTGCAGCACGCTCCAGAGGGCGCGCCACGTTTCCGGATTGCCGGAGTCGAGCGGCGGATTGTGCAACGAGCGCAGCGGCAGCACCAGCACGGCCGACGCGCCCAGCAGCAGCAACGCGCCCCACAACACCACCGTGTTGCGCGACGGGCGCGCGCCGCCGTAGGCCAGCGCCACCGCCGCCGGCAACGCCACCAGAGCGCTCAGGTGGAGCGGCAGCGCAAGGCCCGCAAGAAAAGCCAGCAGCGCCCGGCCGCGCTCACTCGTGAGCACATCGCCCGTGGCGGACGCGCGACCACTCAGCTCCCCGGCCACGAGCATGGCCACGGCAAGCAACAGCGCGGCGGCATACACCTCGGCCTCGGTGGCCTGGCTCCACACGGTGTACATGGTACCGGCCGTCACCGCCGACACCACGCCGGCCCGCGCACCGGACCACCGCGATACCAGCCACGCCCCCAAGCCGCCCGCCAGCGCCGCGCACCAGACGGCCAACACCGTCACCATGCGAGCCGGTGACGTTCCCGAAAACAGCAGCGTGGCCAGCTTGCCCAACACAATCCACAGCGGCGTGCCGGGCGGATGCGGAATGCCCAGCACATGTGCAGCCGCCGTAAACTCCGACGCGTCCCAGAAGGTCAGATCGGGCGCGGCCGTGGACAGATAGGTCGCAAAAAGCACCATCGTCGCCACGACAGTGGCGACGATGGTGGGAGACAGCGGAACAACGAGTCGGGGACGCGCCAAGCGAATCAGGCCGGCGCCACCTCAGGGCCGCCGAGGAGCGGCGGCGTGACCGGTCGCGGCGACGACACCGGCGCGGCGGCCAACGGGGCCGGCGCCGACGGCACGTCGGGACCGGTGCGCGGCGGCAGGGCCTTGCCTTCCTTGAGCAACAGAATGTCGTCGCGCGTCAGCGTTTCGCGCTCGAGCAGCGCATACGCCACCGCGTCGAGCAGCGTGCGATACTCGGTGAGCACCGTCACCGCGCGCTGGTGCGCTTCGGTGGCCACGCGCTTCACTTCGCCGTCCACCAGCTGCGCCGTCTGCTCCGACACTTCACGACGCGACTGGATTTCGCGACCGAGGAAGAGCTCCTGCTCGTTGTCACCCACGAGGATCGGGCCGATGGTGTCGGACAATCCCCACTGCGTGACATAGCGCCGCGCGATGTTGGTGGCCTGCTGGATGTCGCTGGCCGCACCGGTCGTGACGCGGTTGTGGCCGAACACGATCTCTTCGGCCGCGCGGCCGCCGTACGCCATGACCAGACGCGCTTCGAGCTGCTCACGCGTCACACTCACGCGGTCGTCCTCCGGCAGCGTGAAGGCAATGCCCAGTGCCCGACCACGCGGCACGATGGTGACCTTGTGCAGCGGATCGTTGCCCTTCACCATCATCGCGCAGACCGCATGCCCGGCTTCGTGGAAGGCGGTGAGTCGACGCTCCTCCTCCTTCATCACCAGCGACTTGCGCTCGGCGCCCAGCATGACACGATCCTTGGCTTCCTCGAGATCGCTCATGTAGATCTTCTCGTGATTCTTGCGCGCCGCGAGCAGCGCGCCTTCGTTCACGAGATT
It encodes the following:
- a CDS encoding protein O-mannosyl-transferase family; the protein is MARPRLVVPLSPTIVATVVATMVLFATYLSTAAPDLTFWDASEFTAAAHVLGIPHPPGTPLWIVLGKLATLLFSGTSPARMVTVLAVWCAALAGGLGAWLVSRWSGARAGVVSAVTAGTMYTVWSQATEAEVYAAALLLAVAMLVAGELSGRASATGDVLTSERGRALLAFLAGLALPLHLSALVALPAAVALAYGGARPSRNTVVLWGALLLLGASAVLVLPLRSLHNPPLDSGNPETWRALWSVLQRDQYEVAGLLPRRAPWWLQLGNLGQWADWQVAFGLHPYPTAAWPRTLLTLAWPWLAALGLRAVWRSDARVGRGMLVLLLSASLGVVAWLNLRAGPSFGVGVLPDGALHEARERDYFFALAFWAWGLLAGVGLASLSGALARRLPRPLALLPLSFALVPLVANRSVADRAREPVATLPRTYARLLLDAVPTNGVLLTAGDNDTFPLWYLQMVEDHRPDVTVVTVPLLGASWYREALAARGLLDSAMVHTWPGLAPALQMVHHRAEGRQRVVRVSTMLSAGDRERVAPDMGWRWEGLVWAPDTAAGVAIDATRWRRAAAQLPRSSLQALPAGADPAARAVQRLLRCLAEPPPDLLVSGC
- a CDS encoding purine-nucleoside phosphorylase, with the translated sequence MGLHARERIEACAQAVRQRFAKPVDAAIILGTGLGRLAEEMAVEQVIEYHELPNFPLSTVESHKGRLLCGTLGGKTVVAMQGRFHRYEGYTLQQVTFPVRVLRALGAQTLIVSNACGGMHPLWAPGDLMLIADHINLLGDNPLIGPNDDTLGPRFPDMSAPYDTGLRQLAREVAAAQGVPLREGVYVAVQGPNLETRAEYRFLRGIGADVVGMSTVPEVIVAVHGGMKVLGLSIITDQCLPDALEPADVSQIISVARAAEPKLSAVVQGVLARL
- a CDS encoding DivIVA domain-containing protein; the protein is MTDDSFQGFHLTALDARRYDFGNALRGYDRARVDQFREQVAEELERLARQNQDLDTKARNFHEQLKAFRDREKALNEALVSAQQLRGEIREQAEREAQLIVREAQQEAERQLAAVREEMRRAQDDLQQILRTRRTFLSQLRNQLERQLSELNAAENEALPEFPTPRTLTAMNTGLGEPPVARDIREMPPRPMAPTPSWLDAVVEEEES
- a CDS encoding YggS family pyridoxal phosphate-dependent enzyme, whose amino-acid sequence is MPISDHVTVVREAVAEARERIAAARARGGHGQDVTLVAVTKTHGPEAVEAAYAAGVMDVGENRVQEAERKMDAVTVPVRWHLIGHLQTNKAGHVHRFHLLHSLDRDRLANALQEEMRRREAVLDVLVQVNVSGEASKGGYEPAALPALADRLHALPNLRVRGVMTMAPFDAEERTLRAVFAGAREAREELRRRGHEAPVLSMGMSGDFEIAVEEGATHVRLGTMLFGHRG